Proteins encoded in a region of the Elaeis guineensis isolate ETL-2024a chromosome 7, EG11, whole genome shotgun sequence genome:
- the LOC105049055 gene encoding protein CHUP1, chloroplastic — translation MREYISSDNRTKPGKCSEHTHTVKIHGKNHGNPLKPKSSSLWGSQIVKGFTSDKKTKQQASIPNKKPPLACPEISNQKNQLPNHSRVKRSFIGDFPCSANAAQVHPHVYDCHRIKSPASHDLFLELDHLRELLRESKERELVLQSELLHFKESPIVLEFEKELDIKRNEIENLTGRVSSLEAERTNLLEQVASLSSTIEQHEENSRPEGSLNPTSDLNAERKTSYSSLEIEVLELRRLNKELQLQKRNLAFRLSSAESQLAALAKVTESDIVAKVQAEASVLRHTNENLSKQVEGLQMSRLTEVEELAYLRWVNSCLRRELSNSDKASREIVGLDDDFSYENTERNVDHKNLSYRQSTSVPSEICSLKNDGLVKKLMNWPQSDGDCRNLECQGILDKDWIEAQEGRSPRRRHSISGPRGCAQELTINKRRQSDGFICPKELDTEEAADGDNCVVRDNLQLMVQKYNLGGIQSPRLCISKPEPSKVAALDVEKRALRIPNPPPRPSTSVADIDKTNGSAPIPPPPPPPPPPPPKFSKRGTGVMQRAPQVAELYHSLMKRDSRKDSITGGICDVPNVADVRSSMIGEIENRSSHLLAIKADVETQGEFVKSLIKEVNDAAYRDIEDVVAFINWLDDELGFLVDERAVLKHFDWPEKKADTLREAAFGYRDLKKLESEVSNYEDDPRLPCDVALKKMVVLSEKMERTVYNLLRTRDVMVRHCKEFQIPTDWMLDSGIISKIKFASVRLAKKYMKRVAMELQSKGASDKDPALDYMLLQGVRFAFRIHQFAGGFDGETMYAFEELRNLAHVRNKA, via the exons ATGAGAGAATACATTTCATCTGATAACAGAACCAAGCCAGGCAAGTGTTCTGAGCACACTCACACTGTGAAGATTCATGGGAAAAACCATGGAAATCCTTTGAAGCCCAAGTCCAGTTCCTTATGGGGATCCCAAATTGTGAAAGGCTTCACAAGTGATAAGAAAACCAAACAGCAGGCATCAATTCCTAATAAGAAGCCACCACTTGCTTGCCCAGAAATCTCGAATCAAAAGAATCAATTGCCAAATCATTCTCGTGTTAAGCGATCTTTTATTGGTGATTTTCCATGCTCGGCTAATGCTGCTCAAGTTCATCCCCATGTGTATGATTGCCATCGTATAAAGTCCCCTGCATCCCATGATCTATTTCTTGAGCTAGATCACCTCAGAGAACTACTAAGAGAGTCTAAGGAAAGAGAATTGGTACTACAGTCTGAGCTACTGCATTTTAAGGAAAGCCCAATAGTTTTGGAGTTTGAAAAGGAACTTGATATCAAGAGGAATGAAATTGAGAATCTTACCGGCAGGGTCAGTTCTCTAGAAGCTGAAAGAACAAACCTTTTGGAGCAAGTGGCCTCTCTATCCTCTACAATAGAACAGCATGAAGAAAATTCAAGGCCTGAAGGGAGCTTGAACCCAACATCTGATCTAAATGCAGAAAGAAAGACATCTTATTCAAGTTTAGAGATTGAAGTTCTTGAACTACGTCGTCTGAACAAGGAGCTCCAGCTTCAAAAGAGAAATCTAGCATTCAGGCTTTCTTCAGCTGAATCACAACTTGCGGCTCTTGCAAAAGTTACAGAG AGTGACATAGTGGCAAAAGTTCAGGCAGAGGCATCAGTATTACGGCACACAAATGAAAATCTAAGCAAACAAGTTGAAGGTCTGCAAATGAGTAGGCTGACTGAGGTTGAGGAACTTGCTTACCTCCGATGGGTGAACTCATGCTTACGCCGTGAACTAAGTAACTCAGACAAAGCATCAAGGGAGATTGTAGGTTTAGATGATGACTTTAGTTATGAGAACACGGAGAGAAATGTTGATCATAAAAATTTATCATATCGTCAGAGCACATCTGTTCCCAGTGAAATATGCAGCTTGAAGAACGATGGTCTTGTgaaaaaactaatgaactggccCCAAAGTGATGGAGATTGCCGAAATTTAGAATGTCAAGGTATCCTAGATAAAGACTGGATAGAAGCCCAAGAAGGTAGAAGCCCTCGGAGAAGACATTCTATCAGTGGACCAAGGGGATGTGCACAAGAGCTGACCATTAACAAAAGGCGACAATCTGATGGTTTTATTTGTCCTAAAGAATTGGATACTGAAGAAGCAGCGGATGGAGATAACTGTGTGGTGAGGGATAACCTTCAGCTAATGGTTCAGAAATATAATTTAGGTGGTATTCAAAGTCCAAGATTATGTATAAGCAAACCAGAGCCATCCAAGGTTGCAGCTTTGGATGTTGAGAAGAGGGCACTGCGAATTCCTAATCCTCCTCCAAGGCCTTCTACTTCTGTTGCAGATATAGATAAGACAAATGGGTCAGCTCCAATTCCACCACCTCCACCACCACCCCCACCTCCTCCCCCCAAGTTCTCAAAGAGAGGCACAGGTGTGATGCAGAGAGCACCTCAGGTGGCTGAGTTATACCATTCACTTATGAAGAGAGACTCACGAAAAGATTCTATTACTGGTGGAATTTGTGATGTTCCCAATGTTGCAGATGTTCGTAGCAGCATGATTGGTGAAATTGAGAACCGTTCTTCTCATTTGCTAGCT ATAAAGGCAGATGTTGAGACTCAAGGTGAATTTGTGAAGTCTCTAATAAAGGAGGTGAACGATGCTGCCTATCGTGACATTGAGGATGTAGTTGCATTTATAAACTGGCTTGATGATGAACTTGGCTTTCTT GTGGATGAGAGGGCAGTGTTAAAGCACTTTGATTGGCCAGAGAAGAAAGCTGACACTCTACGGGAAGCAGCATTCGGATACCGTGATCTGAAGAAATTGGAATCTGAAGTTTCAAATTATGAGGATGATCCTCGTCTTCCTTGCGATGTAGCATTGAAGAAAATGGTCGTGCTATCTGAAAA AATGGAGAGAACTGTTTATAACCTTCTTCGCACAAGAGATGTGATGGTGCGCCACTGCAAGGAGTTCCAAATTCCAACAGACTGGATGCTTGATAGTGGTATCATTAGCAAG